The Anas acuta chromosome 1, bAnaAcu1.1, whole genome shotgun sequence genome segment CTtagcagcagaggaggagaaactTTGACAGAGAAGGCTCCCCAGccacacagatttaaaaaaaaataaaataaaattgtattttaattaaaaaaaaatggacaaaactggaaatgctttgttttctgtctagTGCAGAATGAAAGAAGTATTGAAACCCCAGACAATGGCCTCAGAGAGACATTGGCATCCTCCAGTGAGCACTATCAGCtctctgccaggctgcttttAAAAGTGCGTGCAGAAGTATGTGCATGTAGGCACTGCTTCTTGTTCTAACAGAATCTGAGCACAGCAGAGGATAAAACAAGACACAAGCTTTCTCCAAGATGTTACTCTCTTCTGGGGGAATCTTTACGCTTTAGAGAACAGATTTCACGGAtgatcaaggaaaaaaaacaagtcactGCAAAAACAGACTAGGATCAAAAGTTTACTGTTGACAGGGGAGTTAAGGATATGGAAGGGACTTCCTCATTACTGCGTGGCAGCTAAGAGTGGTAACACTGAATACAGTGCAGTACATTAAAAGAACAGGCACCCAAAGACTACAAAGCCTACTATAGAAGTCACATCTCAGCATTACCAAAACCCATTGTAAATGGGAAGGAACACTTAACAACTGAAGTTCCTAAAATCTTGCTGTTGTTCATAAACACTAGTACAACAAACTTACATCCATTGCTAAGTTCTGTTCACCTAAATTTCCCCCTCTGCCCCAGGTATGAACAATCTCATTAATGCTGACTTGTTGGCTACAGGGGCTGTAGGCTGAGAGAATCCACTTCTCTAATGGCTCAGAGCttggagccagcagtgtgttgggtctgtctgagctggagtcaccttttccctgcagcagcccacacagtgctgtgctgtgcactcatagctggaacagcactgatatcactccagtgttgtgtctgttgctgcgtagtgctggcacagcatcaggactccttccaagccctcaagagccagcaggctgggggtgggcaagtgatggggaggggtcattgccggggcagctgacctaaaccaaccaaagggatattccataacacctgatgtcacactcagcaataaaagggggggctctcgtgggggagggggctgttcctcctgaacaaccactacgtgttttgaggccctgcttcccaggacgtggccgaacaccgctcgttgatgggaagtagagaatatttttttttttcctctctctctgtgcttccttgTCCTTTAACTTCCAGTTTGGTCTGAAAATTCAAATGGAATTTCCTCTTCTGAATTCTTTATAAGACTGATGCAGAGCTCAAACACGTTCTACTATGAAGTAGTAGTATTTGGTTACATTTGGGGTCTAAAAAgcattcatttctctttcttctcaatGAAGAGTTTTGTGTCCCTGGCAGAAGCAGCTCTACTGGGTTCCCCTCTCTTAATAGTAAGTGCCATAGGTCTAGACATGTCTGATGTTCTGGAAATGCCTCTTTAAATTATCACATCATCATGAAGTGTCTAAAGATTCAGAAATGAACTGAGTCAATTTGGACTGGCTTCTGACAGTGTTTCTAAATACCATGGTAGAATTTAAAGCCAGGTACATAATTCTTATCCTGtcatgcaaaaacaaaattagcaaTGACCATCAAATCTGAAACTTaagccttctcctcctctctattatttttccctttccattttgtTCATAGCAAAACGAAGAGAGCTGAGCTGGTCCATTATCGGGTCACCACACATACAAGGACATTGCACTGCCTGCAGTTTCTCCTTCATTCAGCATTAGGAACCAGGCTCACATGACAAGTTTGAGCTAACTTCTCCATCGCATCACATTGTGTCTTAAAATGCGTATGCATGCTGTGACCAAAAGAAAGCCCTTCCTTGAATTTTCTCACCAGTGTACCAGTTCTCATATGAAAAACTCTATGAGCAGACCTACAGTTAATCCTTTGTTGTCCTTCcatgaaaataagaaagactAGCAAATTACTTCTGCTGAGACTTCCACAAGACGGCAAAACAAGGCAGTGTATCCTGCTCTGCTTGCATCCTGCCCTCTTGACTTGCAGTCTTGCATTGTCCCTTAGCAGTAGCAGTGGGAAAACAGCTCTTGAAATTGCATGCAACTGAGTCAACTTCTAATAACCATTAAAACATTATGAATTTTGGCAATATGACAGCCCACACTCCTTAATGGTATCTCAGcagtttcagtcttctctgttGACAAGATATTATTATGGTTCTATGGCTCAAAACATTGGTCGCGACTCACCGCCATGCGTCCTCTTGCAGATCCTCTTCCTCATAGTGATCAGAATCAGGACCACGATGACTAGTAAAATACCCAGAGCAATCATCAGACCCAGGAATAAGAATCCCTCCTCtatgaaggacaaaaaaaaaaaaaaaaaaaaaaaaaagcaaacaaagataAATTTATCTATGAAAAATAGCAAAGAGAGCCAAGAGAAGTATCTGTTTAATGACAACTGTTCCTAATCAAGAGTTTGTGAAAGTTATTGCTAAACTACATAAAAGCAGGAATTGCTTAGGAGACAGCGTGTGTATCTTCAAAAACACACATACTTGCCCACTGCTTTCTGGAAAGTGCTTTGTAAAGAAAAGATGTTCTTCCCCAGCACATAGAATTGTTATTCCCACCCTGATATGATAATTGTGATACATACACAAGCAGAATTTTATACGCCCTAACACTTTCTGAAGAGCTTTTTGTTCACCCAGAATCTGCGTTTTAGgttgtaaaataaaagctattccTATTATTGTTAAGCACATAAAACTGTTGCAAAGACTAAATGAACTTTCAAAAAAGAAGATAGTGTGTGTTTTGATTCATGCGAATAGCTATAAACAACATTTGATTGTAAATGTCCCTCTCTAGTTGGGCATTAGCCGCTTGATATGACTGCcattaatcaaaataataatgtgaACGTTCTGTTCAATGCTCACTGATATTAGTGAGAAAGCTTACCAAACTGAAATCTAATCGAACTGAGCCAAAGGTATTATGTCTTTTAACACAGATAGGTTGAACTAGAAATGCAATTAATTTGAATTTCTCCCTctctaaaatataaaaagattgCTAAAAGAACAAGCTGTTCCTGGACTCTTCATTCTCCTAGTAAAGAATAACAGGAATctcaattttctgcttttagagATACACACTTACGTTCTTAAAAGGCCAAAACAAATCTATATTGCATTTGAGACAGGATGGAAAGATTTATTACGATTCTGCAATTCGTGTCACTTAGAATTAAGGACTAATTTGCTGTTGAAGTTCAAGAGGGATTTTACAAGTcagatttcattctttttcatataACAATAATTTCACAAGCATGTAATATGGGAAATAACCCTCAAACCCaatctgcttttcttgtttttctaatttatgAAGTAGCAAAGTGATCTTCCTTTTAAGGTTCTGGATTTGTTTAAGTGGATTTTAAACCACCTGTGCCAACACTCCTGTGTGAACTGAGGTTGGTACTTCAGcttttcatatttctatttctcATCCATAGAACCGGGGCCAAAAGCTTTTCAGCAGAACAGAACACTGGAATAAGAAATAAAGTAGCGCTACCAGATATTCAGAAGTTAAATAATCTGTATTTAAGATTTCCCCATAACACCAATTTAAGTGTCTTCAGCTGATCACCTTCCTATCTCCCCTAAAATATTGTTCCTCCCTGACCATTAGTTCAATACACGTGTCTCTTGTCAAAAATGTCAGAGAAACTAAAGCATATTGCACAGGTTAACTGAATACAATACCAAAGCATGAAATAAGTTTATCTGAAACATTTGCATAACTGTTGTTAACAGAGAGCTTGTTATTCATTTCAAAACTTCCACTTCAGCAATTATTAAGCCACCCACAGCATTTTTACTTCATAAAGATGTTTTTCACCTCATACATACATCTATACCTATCTAGATATCTTTGGACTGTCAAAGAGACCAGGAAGGCTTGCCTGAAAAGTGACATTCAGCTTGCTACAGAGTGCATGGTGCCTCTAAACCCTGTACCTCCCTGgctttggttggttgtttttttttttttttttttttttttttttgtgtgtgtggtttttttttgtttgttttttttttttcccctgttggaGGAGGCGACAGTATATCCTCATCTCAAAGACAACAATAAACGCAGAGCAGGGTTTCTTTCCTCCTTACTTGGCACACATACATTTCACTCCCTCTCTTTCCCAGCAGATTCCTATCCAAACATGTTATTGCAAAACATGGAGGCCAAGGGAATGCTTACAAGGACTTGATCATTCACCTACCGTTTTTGATTTTCATGGGCAATTCAATTTCTTCATTCTTGTTGCTTACTCTGCAGGTCAAGTCCTGCTTCCTGATGCTCTGAGAGTCAGAGATCTCCAGTTTACTGGTGATGGACATTACCCCATTGGTGTGCCTGACCTTCTCCTGTGTAGGGGTGTAATTGAACAGGTTGTTCCAGCTGATGGTGGGCTCTGGGAATCCAACAGCATTACAGATGGCTATCAAATGACCTTTGGAAATGTTATAGTGGACAGACGCACTGAGACCTtccaaaacacaaaagagaCAATCCATCACCACAAAGAGCATTGGTCAGAAGCAGTAACGGCAGGTTAAACATTATCAGTCAGAGAGAAGCTCACTGGATTCTTACACAGCCCCATGGCACAGGAATGCAGAGAAAGCTCATTGGGCCAAGTCTCCCTTGAGATTTAATGTTTCTTCCCTTATACTGAAGTGATATACCCCAAAGGTTTCCCTCTATCCAAAATCCCAGGTTTTACAGTGGtttgctaaattaaaataattgttttgtcCATTCTTTTCTCCTATCTGCTAATCCCTGGTCAATGTTAGGGATTGGCAGGGTAGCTCACAGCGCTGTGGTGGTACCTGACACCAAAAGGACACTGCAGTGGACAACATCAGCCCTACCATGTTCCAGCTAGGACTTGGCTTCCAGTTTGGCTTACAAAGATCTCACTCCTCGCTTTTTAGCTGCTACTAACAAACAcaggcagcccagagcaggCACCACAACAGGCTTGAATATGACCCCAAGAAATCTGGCTAAAGAAAGCTCTATTTCTATAGCATGTCCTACTGAGGGTTGCTCCTACCACTGCAGTTTGAGACCACTTTGAAACCCCTCCCTTTCCACTAGAGACATACCCCTGCAGAGAACCTCACCAAAGACACTCAGGCAGGTCCGTCCCGATATGGAGCCGTAAGGAAAGACGTTGAAGAGGCAAATGTAACACCCAGTATCATCCAGGCTCGCAGCCCAGAAAGTGATGCTTGTGTCATTGAGTACCAGACTTGTGAAATTCATCCGGTCTTGGTAGGGATCATGGATCTTTAATCCTAGCATGGTGCTGTACGTAGCTAtattagtgtgttttttttcagagtccTTCTGCCAGGTCACTTGCAGAACATCACCGGGCTCTGTCAGGGTACACCTGAGAGTCGCAGCGTCGCCTTCATTCACCTTCGTGTGTTCAGTGTGAGTAATCACTGCAGCAACATGAAACAGTTtgcaaaatgggaaaatatcaCACTTATTTAGAAGCCTGACGCTATTCTGAACCCTGGCACACTCACAGACTTAACAATTCAACCAACTAAGCACTATTTCTATGTTCTTCCCCCACCAAGGATTCTCCTGAATCGTCCTAGAAATCAATGGCGTTCTGCTGATTCATATCGGCTGAGTATCTGGCTTCTTCTACACTATTTACAAGAAAAAGACATCCCATGTCTGTACCCAGACTTCCACCTCAGTTTTATTATATCAGCTCGTGGTTTCCCATTCTTAGCAGAGATGTAGACAATTTTGCTTCCTAAAAGATAGAGGAAGATTGAACACAGGGGAAGTGCATGCAAATCCATTCTTAAGAGTACTGAAGGGCAAAATAGGCTAAAGAAAATGTCTGGACTATATAGCTTCAGAGTTTGTGGTGCATTTGAGAGGGATGGAGAGAAAAAGGTAGATTTGTTCCAGATAAGAAGTTGTGAACTCCAGCAAACAGAAGTGTCCAGTGTCATAGATACAGGATGTTGCATGTCCTCCCCATCTCCAAATGCTGCTCCAGGAGATCTGGTGTCACATCTGCCAGCCCCAGCTATCTAATATATGTCAAATGGCACCAGCAATCTGAATTTTACCAATTTTTGCCCCTTAGTCTGACTGGTGAAGGCTTGGGAATCAGAAATCATCTCACCAGCCATTTGTAAGCAGATTTATGGAAACTGAACTTACCATTTGGCTCTCCAAGCACAACACAAAATAGACTCAGAAACAGGGCTTGGAAAGTCATTTTGGAAGGGAGCATCTGCTTCACCTGAAGGAAGATGAGAAGAGATGCATGGTTTAATAACAGATCATCTTCTGGTTATATCGTGACTCCGAAGTGTGAACGCTAATGATTGTTTTGCCATTTAAGTAAAACAAAGTGATCCGGGTAGATGACAAGTAGTACAATTAGTCAACAGAGATACagctgaggtcaaggtgtgaACGTTGCATGATGAAAGCTAGAGAGGCATTAACTTTCTGGATTGTTCTTCAAATAATAATGTTCATTAAACATTTACACACAGAATTGCAAACTGCAGTTTATTATTTCATAGAGCTTGTGGATCTGGTTTTGCTGAATGGATGAACTGGTGCACGTGAAACAACGGGTTATTACACTCTTTATTAGACGTGCTTTTGAAAGCCTGGCGCTTTCAGCTCAGAGACCCACAGACATGAGCAGATATAAGCTTTTACAAAATTGCACTGTTATAGCAGAAAGATCTACACAAACACTAGTGGAAGAAGGTGAACAGATAAAAAGAGCCAGCATCTGCCTTCAGACATTCCCGGCAGATTTTCCTCCACATTCACACACAGCCTGCATTGTGTGCCCAGTGGCTTCCACCAGGAGCATAACATTGGTATACAGCACAGCTCATGAGATCAAGGGATAAACTGAAAACATCTCGACACAAAAAAGCATGAATTGGGGAACCTTTGGGGCATACATCCCTAATACATACAAACATTTCCAGGGAGGCAAAGGGGGCAAAACTGAGATTGCATTGCAGCTTTCAACTTACTTCATCACTTAATATTATCACAATGCCACCAAATTGTTGAGCTGCTTGGAATTGTAGCTGCTGTTGTATTTAAGTGGAAACATTATTTCATCAAATAATAGTAACAACAATATTTGTAACACATATCATGTACACCTTCTTGCCTATGACTATAAAACTAGCTGATGCTTTCTGGGAGCATCTTCTACCAAGAACACAAGCAAACCCCTACTTCTGTAAAATTTTCACAACGTGGAAAAagccagaaaacagaaactgtaaagcattttctgttaccatctgccttaaaaaaaaaaaaaaaaaaaaaaaaaaaaaaaagctaatgaatTAATAAGTGAATGAGGagagaaaattctgtttaaaaaacaacttccCAACAAACTCACACATACAACATGTACGCTCTCTAGCCTGCCTTTACATTTCAGGCTCACTGTGCTAAAGTAACTCTTGGTACAACTCTACAGACACCAAGTGTGAATACAGACCAAAATCTCGTGCATAAAATCAAGATCTCAGCAACAAGCTCAATGCATCAGCAATAGGCTCAATGAATAACAAATTGATCGTGGCTCTGCCATGTTCAGACAGCATTcctaaaaacatgcaaaaagtAGGAGCAACCACAGCAAGCCAGAGGAAAGTTTTACGTTACAAAAGTACTTATAGACCACAGAAAGAAGTGCTACACCTGCTTGAAAGCATACCTTTCATAGCAATCATGTCTCGTTGCTTTTATTTCCCATGGTAAGACCATAACCTGGTAGGACTGTAACACCATTGCTCCCATCCAGCGTAGCTACAAGATCTCCTTGCCACAAGCAAACAGTAGGTCGTGGAGCTACTCTGATCACCCAAAAAAGTCCCATGGTGTCCCAGGCCCACTCTAGTCCCCTGGTGGGAAGGGTGTAAGGTAATAGGGCAACCCTTTGCCGCACCCTGCTCTCCACCGCGGCACCCCAGAGGTCTCCCGAGCCCCAGcgccgcgctgcccccgccgTCCTGCCTCCAACCCCGGCCTCGGCGGAGGCTGAGCCCCCAACCCTCAGCCAGCAGGACCCGGGCACGACCCGATCCTCCCCCCAACGAAAGCCCAGGGTACTCACGCTCCGCGCCCTCGGGCGCCGACGGTGTCCGCGACAAAGAGTCAGCGGTCGCGACACTCGCAGAGCCCCGCTGCAGAACGAGAAAGAGCAGTGCGGGGCGGCGCCCCCACCAAAACGCCCGTAACAGGGGCGGGCAGCGCCCTCTGGACCTACCGGGTGCTCGCCCCCTGCTTCCCAATCCTCTGGGGCCGCTGCTGGCTGTGACGGGAGCAAGCTAGACAAACAGCGGAACAGCGCCAAACAACGAACATTAGGTAATAACATCCGTTAACATTAATATAAATagcattaattattaatttaatatttatcgTTATTATGATTGCATTAAAGGCTTTCATTTTGCAATGAAATGCTAAAAGTAGGATCCAACAGCAGGGACACAACAGATCAATAATAATTTGTAAGAACGGCCAAGAACACTGATGTTCTCCATCCAGATATTAGGaaatcagcattaaaaaaaaaaattaaaaaaacccTGCCCACCAAAATATCTTGACGGAGATGCCCATGGAGTGGTCAGGAGCCCACATAAAATGGAAACCACTTTTTTAAGACAGATATGTATGGTCAGGCACTGGCTCTTCCAGATGGACACAACTGTTCTTGGAGACAGCAACTCCACCACCATGCTTGATCCAGAGGAGCCCTTCCTCTGACAACTAACAAACCAAAGCCAAAACTCTGTCACTGGCTTTTTTGATTACCTTCTTCCATCTCCTAAGACCAATGAGTAGGTCTTGAGTTCGTCATTTTTCTGTCCACCAGtcttcccttttttgttttgggtCGAGAATGGGTGCCCTCCAAAGTAAGTCTGGTCTCCAGCAGCTATTCTACTGTCCTACTGCTTGTTCCTTGAGACTGATGTACCTATAATCCTCagccatgttttccttttttttgaggaaaaaaaagtatctccTGTATTTACCTGCCTTCATAGATGTTGAGGGGGTTTCTGAGGGAACTTTAGAGACCTGCAGACTATACAGCTTAAAATAAGTTTATCAAGAAGTGCTCTGTGCCATCAAAGCAACAAAAGCAGGGAAGTCCCAGGGACATCTTCCTGCACTTAGTTCATGATAATAAAGGGGACATTCAAGGGACTTgagtggtattttttttattagcttaCCCAGTAACCCCTGTCTTCTGAGGTGGAAAGGTTCTATATTTATCTAAATTTTCCCTCAATAGGCTGGGGGAactgagagaagaaagaaggacaCAATGAAAGGGTCTtattctttggaaaagagggaggAAGCCAGAACTGAGCAAAGAGAGGATAGTTCTGAAGCAATAAGTGAAGACTGGAGGTAACCTCCggacagaggcaaacagaaAGTACTCCAGGCAGACcagaattttcagaaaataaaaactttttatatTCGTTATAGAAGTAAAAGGCACAAAAGTCCCTTTCAGCCCCATTCTCCACCCCCATTTCAATTGCTTCTTTTATCAAGCTCCCAGCTCAGCTCAACAATTTCTGCCCAATTCCACAGAGTTCTTTGTACATGGTGGTGGCTGGGCTGACACTGACTGTCTGGTATGCCAAAGCCTTTGAATTCAGTGTGAACAAAAGTGAGTAGAAAGCTCTTGTCTCACATTCTGGAGAGTTCTTTGTGcccctccttttatttttttcacctgcaaTGCTACCTGTGTGCTAGTGAAAGAGGAAATCTGAAATCCCTTCTGTCACAAATGTGTTCTATTCTTTAGTCTTCCCTTTGCCTTCTGGGCAGGTGCTCTCTGCTGTGAATGCATTTAATGGTTCTTCTTGTGATTTCTGGACTAATGATCTCTTCTAAGCAGAACCATTTGGGCCAGTAATCAGTGAAACTTTTACAGGCTGGAAGAAAAGGATGGGGTACAGCTGATGCACATTGCTGGTATTTAACAGGAGGGGAAATTAGTGAGTTAGAGTAAGACTAGAGGCAGTGCCAAAGATGTCAGTAAATGACAAGAGCACTAAATTTTTCAGGACATATCAGCTGCTGGGGACCTGCATCAAGACCGTGAGACCCTGCTGACTGAATGCCCTTCTTGGTCTACTCATATCCGTTAAGATAACCCCCTTCATCATCAGATCCAAATAACACTATTAAAAGTCACAAATGCTCAGACACTTACACATGGAGGTCCTGCCTGGTTTGGAGCACCTGCTGCCTACCATCATGTCCCCAGTTGCCATGtcccccacaagaccctctctgttctccagcaacagagctaggagggcacctttcctaaGTGGCTCCCTGAGCACCTGCGCCAAGAAGTTGtcatctaggtgctttatgaacctcctggacttgttTGTGTCAGTCATGTGGTAATGCCAGTTGAGGTCTAGCAAATTcaagtcccccataaggacaagggcagTTGATCTCGAGGCAtctcttagttctgcaaagaataattcatcggTGTTGTCATCCTGGCCAGGTGGTGTGTAATAGACTCCCATGacaacatcccctttatttgtttgtcaCTTAATATGGGCTTTCATCTACATCGTTGTTTTGACTGTCATGTTCTAGAGCTTCATACCAGTTATATAAGGGTAGTTGGAAAGGTGAGGTGGGCTGGGAGAGGGCTCACCTACCATCCCGAGCAAAAACCTGTTTCCATTCCCCCCTTGGCATAGGTCCCCTCCTACTGCCTGGTGGGATGGGGGAACCTTTGTCTTTTGTGCAGGGGCTGCCTGATGGGATAGGGGAACCTTTGTTTCTTGTGTCTGTTTCTTGTGCTCCTGAGTCTGTCTCAGGGTGGGTAGAGTATGCTTCCACCAGTCAGTTTTCCTCTCTGACTCCCTGATGCTCCTCAGCCTACTCATGTCCACCCAAAGCTCCGCCACCAGGCTGAGCACAACCTGGGCACACCTCACACAGACATACCCACCACTGCTGCTGTCGGACACCGACAGAAGACTCGggcacaccctgcagcccaaggCCTGGATGGCTGCGTGTTTCCCTGAGACCTCTGTCTGGGTAGCAACATCACTAGCTgtggctggagaggctgcaagCGATGTGCTGGCCATGGCTTTCTGAGCAGGTTACAAGCACCAGAGGGAAAGACCATTGGAAAGGAGCAGTGAGGTGCCCTCTGTGCTTGCCCTGACTGATGTGCTGTGCCTTGTTTGCCCCTCTGAGTTGCTCACACTCCCTAGGGGAGGACAAATGacttcttaaaattttaaaagaggaCTTAATGTCAGAGTACTCTccttcaggaaaagcaaagctgaagcTACCCATTGTAACTTACATGCATGTGGCACAACAGATTCCAAGGAAGCTGAAGCAGCACATCTTTCACCGCACAGGGAATTTTCTGCCCTTTAAACACCGAACTAGAGTCGGCTAATACATCACTCAATATT includes the following:
- the LOC137861774 gene encoding OX-2 membrane glycoprotein-like isoform X1; its protein translation is MLPSKMTFQALFLSLFCVVLGEPNVITHTEHTKVNEGDAATLRCTLTEPGDVLQVTWQKDSEKKHTNIATYSTMLGLKIHDPYQDRMNFTSLVLNDTSITFWAASLDDTGCYICLFNVFPYGSISGRTCLSVFGLSASVHYNISKGHLIAICNAVGFPEPTISWNNLFNYTPTQEKVRHTNGVMSITSKLEISDSQSIRKQDLTCRVSNKNEEIELPMKIKNEEGFLFLGLMIALGILLVIVVLILITMRKRICKRTHGGRPQINVN
- the LOC137861774 gene encoding OX-2 membrane glycoprotein-like isoform X2, coding for MLPSKMTFQALFLSLFCVVLGEPNVITHTEHTKVNEGDAATLRCTLTEPGDVLQVTWQKDSEKKHTNIATYSTMLGLKIHDPYQDRMNFTSLVLNDTSITFWAASLDDTGCYICLFNVFPYGSISGRTCLSVFGLSASVHYNISKGHLIAICNAVGFPEPTISWNNLFNYTPTQEKVRHTNGVMSITSKLEISDSQSIRKQDLTCRVSNKNEEIELPMKIKNEEGFLFLGLMIALGILLVIVVLILITMRKRICKRTHGGY